Proteins co-encoded in one Dysgonomonadaceae bacterium zrk40 genomic window:
- a CDS encoding fumarylacetoacetate hydrolase family protein gives MKLCSYLINGNASYGLVTDKGIVDLAPRLPEKTLRAFLAAGDLTRAEAFLGEPADFAFDAVAHLPVIPDPDKIICVGLNYHAHVEETGRQETVNPVLFARYAGSQIGHGQPLIRPKESIEFDYEGELAVIIGKEGRRIPEAEALSHVAGYACYNDGSVRDWQKHTHQFMPGKTFAGTGGFGPFMVTADEIPDPTKLHLQTRLNGQVVQDTDVSLLITSIPKLIAYCSTILPLLPGDVIVSGTPGGVGARRTPPLFMRDGDVCEVEISGIGTLANPVRDEV, from the coding sequence ATGAAACTCTGCTCTTATCTAATCAACGGAAACGCAAGCTACGGTCTCGTCACCGACAAGGGGATCGTCGATCTTGCCCCGCGTCTGCCGGAAAAGACGCTGCGCGCCTTCCTCGCGGCGGGCGATCTCACCCGCGCCGAGGCTTTTCTCGGCGAGCCGGCCGATTTCGCCTTCGACGCGGTCGCGCATCTGCCGGTCATTCCCGATCCCGACAAGATCATCTGCGTCGGCCTCAATTATCATGCCCATGTCGAGGAAACCGGACGGCAGGAAACCGTCAATCCCGTGCTTTTCGCCCGCTATGCCGGCAGCCAGATCGGCCATGGCCAGCCGCTGATCCGCCCGAAGGAGAGCATCGAGTTCGACTATGAGGGCGAACTCGCGGTGATCATCGGAAAGGAGGGACGCCGAATCCCGGAGGCCGAAGCGCTGTCCCATGTCGCCGGCTATGCCTGCTACAATGACGGTTCGGTGCGCGACTGGCAGAAGCACACGCACCAGTTCATGCCCGGCAAGACCTTCGCCGGAACAGGCGGCTTCGGCCCCTTCATGGTAACGGCGGACGAAATTCCGGACCCGACGAAACTCCACCTCCAGACCCGGCTCAACGGCCAGGTCGTTCAGGACACAGACGTTTCGCTGCTGATTACGTCGATCCCGAAGCTGATCGCCTATTGCTCGACCATCCTGCCGCTCCTGCCCGGCGACGTCATCGTCTCCGGCACTCCGGGCGGGGTCGGCGCGCGGCGTACGCCGCCGCTCTTCATGCGCGACGGCGATGTCTGCGAAGTCGAGATTTCCGGCATCGGCACGCTCGCCAATCCGGTTCGCGACGAAGTCTGA
- a CDS encoding bifunctional 3-(3-hydroxy-phenyl)propionate/3-hydroxycinnamic acid hydroxylase: protein MDHFDVAIVGYGPAGATLAHLLGQCGLKVLVLERETAAYHLPRAVHFDAEVMRVFQWIGIAEAIEPLTAMHPGMRFVDGNGKLLLDWPRPQGTGPQGWRANYRFHQPDLEKLLRDGLSAYQNVTVLTRADVFYIEDRGGHVEMRYEDMSRGKVEHVTAGYVVGCDGARSIVRRYIETGMEDYGFHERWLVVDVILNQDKPELGDHSIQYCVPERPATYVRGPGLRRRWELTVLDDEDSVAITRPDKVWEILAPWLRPEEAELERAAVYVFHSLVAEDWRKGRLFLAGDACHQTPPFMGQGMCAGTRDVANLYWKLALVCQGKVQGAAAERLLDSYESERKPNAREYIKTAVRLGGLINTCGTKEALEAALPAADGSARMESIAPPLGPGLGRGEKAGRLFGQPRLNDGRLMDEAMRHRFVVVAEADLVEGLALPESVCLVTTKTSPDAGEHLTRLGARAAVIRPDRHTLGAADSRAELEALLALVLPNPSETPHPEMV from the coding sequence ATGGATCATTTTGACGTTGCTATTGTCGGCTATGGACCGGCGGGCGCGACGCTCGCCCATCTTCTCGGCCAGTGCGGGCTGAAGGTCCTGGTGCTGGAGCGCGAGACGGCGGCCTATCACCTGCCGCGCGCGGTGCATTTCGACGCCGAGGTGATGCGCGTCTTCCAGTGGATCGGCATCGCCGAGGCGATCGAGCCGCTGACGGCAATGCATCCCGGCATGCGCTTTGTCGATGGCAACGGCAAACTGCTGCTCGACTGGCCGCGCCCGCAAGGCACCGGACCGCAGGGCTGGCGGGCGAATTACCGCTTTCATCAGCCGGACCTCGAAAAGCTGTTGCGTGACGGCCTTTCCGCATATCAGAACGTGACCGTGCTCACCCGCGCCGATGTCTTTTACATCGAAGATCGCGGCGGCCATGTCGAAATGAGGTACGAGGACATGAGCCGCGGCAAGGTGGAGCACGTGACGGCCGGTTATGTCGTCGGCTGCGATGGCGCCCGCTCGATCGTGCGCCGTTATATCGAGACCGGCATGGAGGATTACGGCTTTCACGAGCGCTGGCTGGTGGTCGACGTGATCCTCAACCAAGACAAGCCCGAACTCGGCGATCATTCGATCCAGTATTGCGTGCCCGAGCGCCCGGCGACCTATGTGCGCGGGCCCGGCCTCAGGCGGCGCTGGGAGCTGACGGTGCTCGACGACGAGGACAGCGTCGCCATCACCCGGCCGGACAAGGTCTGGGAGATCCTGGCGCCCTGGCTGCGGCCGGAGGAGGCGGAACTCGAGCGCGCCGCCGTCTATGTCTTTCATTCCCTTGTGGCCGAGGACTGGCGCAAGGGCCGGCTTTTTCTCGCCGGCGATGCCTGCCACCAGACGCCGCCCTTCATGGGCCAGGGCATGTGCGCGGGAACCCGCGACGTCGCCAATCTCTACTGGAAACTGGCGCTGGTCTGCCAGGGCAAGGTTCAAGGCGCCGCAGCCGAACGGCTGCTCGACAGCTATGAGAGCGAGCGCAAGCCGAATGCCCGCGAATATATCAAGACCGCGGTGCGTCTCGGCGGGTTGATCAATACCTGCGGCACGAAAGAGGCGCTGGAGGCCGCCCTTCCCGCTGCCGATGGTTCGGCGCGGATGGAGAGCATCGCCCCGCCGCTCGGCCCCGGCCTTGGGCGCGGCGAGAAGGCCGGCCGCCTCTTCGGCCAGCCGCGTCTCAATGACGGACGGCTGATGGATGAGGCGATGCGCCATCGCTTCGTCGTCGTCGCGGAGGCCGACCTTGTCGAAGGGCTCGCCCTTCCCGAAAGCGTCTGTCTCGTCACCACGAAAACATCGCCGGATGCGGGCGAACACCTCACCCGCCTCGGCGCCCGCGCTGCCGTCATCCGCCCCGATCGCCACACGCTCGGCGCGGCCGACAGCCGGGCCGAACTTGAAGCGCTATTGGCGCTCGTCCTCCCCAACCCCTCTGAAACGCCTCACCCGGAAATGGTCTGA
- the repB gene encoding plasmid partitioning protein RepB translates to MKKNILKMMAEANDAENNPQSPPVSPLSRSRRGSSVVSNVGKALNTLSESSSIVLDPSKIDASPYQDRFESDSEVGEEIESLAASIRAEGQKMPVLVRPHPKEEGRYQLAYGHRRLAAIRLIAAESKTPSEVTIRAFVRPLDDRELLVEQSLENGVRENLTWIEQALWAAQLREAGFSSVAIEPVLGLSKTPISLMLKVANAIPHNVIFAIGRAKGVGRPKWMTLAEACLKDGEEAVARIRPVLETNAFKSADAARRIDLVVKAARGGEDKRPEKSVRELVANGRTVGRIATGGGGTTISIAGQEAGFAEWLAERMDALAEEYFSSTAGANRKD, encoded by the coding sequence ATGAAGAAGAACATTCTGAAAATGATGGCCGAGGCCAATGACGCGGAAAACAACCCGCAGTCGCCGCCCGTTTCGCCGCTTTCGCGGTCCAGGCGCGGCTCGTCCGTGGTCAGCAATGTCGGCAAGGCGCTCAACACGCTGTCGGAATCAAGCAGCATCGTGCTGGATCCGTCAAAGATCGACGCATCGCCCTATCAGGATCGTTTCGAAAGCGATAGCGAGGTCGGCGAGGAGATCGAAAGCCTTGCCGCCTCGATCCGGGCGGAAGGGCAGAAGATGCCCGTTCTGGTCCGGCCCCATCCGAAAGAGGAGGGGCGCTACCAGCTTGCCTATGGTCACCGCCGCCTTGCCGCCATCCGGCTTATTGCCGCTGAAAGCAAGACGCCCTCCGAGGTGACGATCAGGGCCTTCGTCCGCCCGCTGGACGACCGCGAACTCCTGGTCGAGCAGTCGCTGGAAAACGGCGTGCGCGAGAACCTGACCTGGATTGAACAGGCGCTCTGGGCGGCGCAATTGCGTGAGGCCGGGTTTTCGAGCGTCGCGATCGAGCCTGTGCTCGGCCTTTCCAAGACGCCGATTTCGCTGATGCTGAAAGTGGCCAACGCGATTCCGCACAACGTCATTTTCGCAATTGGCCGCGCCAAAGGCGTCGGTCGGCCGAAATGGATGACGCTTGCGGAAGCCTGCCTGAAAGACGGAGAGGAAGCGGTGGCGCGCATTCGCCCGGTTCTTGAAACCAATGCCTTCAAGTCGGCCGACGCCGCGCGCCGCATTGATCTTGTCGTGAAGGCGGCGCGGGGCGGCGAGGACAAGCGCCCTGAAAAATCCGTGCGCGAACTGGTGGCGAATGGAAGGACCGTTGGCCGCATTGCGACCGGGGGAGGTGGCACGACGATTTCGATCGCCGGGCAGGAAGCCGGCTTCGCCGAATGGCTTGCAGAGCGCATGGACGCGCTTGCGGAGGAATATTTTTCATCAACCGCCGGCGCGAATCGCAAAGACTAG
- a CDS encoding TRAP transporter substrate-binding protein: MFRLLLKAAALALVLGAPLAAQAREMRVSSHEPPQGFYSAQILQPWIDAVNAKLSEGNAFKLYPGAILGAPPAQAELVKAGVADVALVVPTYTPGLFPMSGVVEVPGLARSSEQGTHILSALWDKGALEKEYADYKVIALFTTPGYRLFMAGKGVTTPDQMAGLKLRTPSQFGSTLYEMLGASGVSIPAPQVYENLERGVVSGAAWVMDAYKTFRLDEVAPSITTLKFTAQPMAILMNKRTYEALPEADRAAIDAMSGTSEAAKIAATVDAADAAIEADYRAAGKVDFVVLSDADTALWNDALSGAADKWVSEQSDAETASAVLEDARKASAE; the protein is encoded by the coding sequence ATGTTCAGACTTTTGTTAAAGGCCGCCGCCCTGGCGCTGGTTCTCGGGGCGCCGCTTGCGGCCCAGGCCCGGGAAATGCGGGTCTCCTCGCACGAGCCGCCGCAGGGCTTTTATTCCGCGCAGATCCTGCAGCCCTGGATCGATGCGGTCAATGCGAAGCTCTCGGAGGGAAATGCCTTCAAGCTCTATCCGGGCGCCATTCTCGGCGCGCCGCCGGCCCAGGCCGAACTGGTGAAGGCCGGCGTCGCCGACGTCGCGCTGGTGGTGCCGACCTATACGCCGGGCCTGTTTCCGATGTCGGGCGTGGTCGAAGTGCCCGGCCTTGCCCGAAGCTCCGAGCAGGGCACGCACATTCTGAGCGCACTCTGGGACAAGGGAGCTCTGGAAAAGGAATATGCCGACTACAAGGTCATCGCGCTCTTCACCACGCCCGGCTACCGCCTGTTCATGGCCGGCAAGGGCGTGACGACGCCGGACCAGATGGCGGGACTGAAGCTGCGCACGCCCTCGCAGTTCGGCTCGACGCTCTACGAGATGCTCGGGGCCTCGGGCGTCTCCATCCCAGCGCCGCAGGTCTATGAGAATCTCGAGCGCGGCGTGGTCTCCGGCGCCGCCTGGGTGATGGATGCCTACAAGACCTTCCGCCTCGACGAGGTGGCGCCATCGATCACGACGCTGAAATTCACCGCCCAGCCGATGGCGATCCTGATGAACAAAAGGACCTATGAGGCCCTGCCCGAGGCCGACCGCGCCGCGATCGACGCGATGTCGGGAACGAGCGAAGCGGCAAAGATCGCAGCCACCGTTGATGCCGCCGACGCCGCGATCGAGGCCGACTATCGCGCCGCCGGCAAGGTCGATTTCGTCGTGCTGAGCGATGCCGACACGGCTCTCTGGAACGATGCGCTTTCGGGGGCCGCCGACAAATGGGTCAGCGAGCAGAGCGACGCGGAAACGGCCAGTGCCGTGCTCGAAGACGCCCGCAAGGCCTCGGCCGAATAG
- a CDS encoding carboxymuconolactone decarboxylase family protein — MTEKTTLPPLEDRDWPAEIADMKDGFAGTLNVYRTMAHHPDLLSAWAPLRRHVVQESALGPERSELVILRVAFRLGAAYEWNHHVDRATKLGFSAQRIAALRAVPEGEDGLLARAVDMLIDTHRLSPAIETALAEAFGRPAVFDLMATVGFYSVLGYIVMTYATPLDSGIADVFAGPDE, encoded by the coding sequence ATGACCGAGAAAACGACCCTGCCGCCGCTTGAGGACCGCGACTGGCCGGCGGAGATCGCCGACATGAAGGATGGTTTCGCCGGCACGCTGAACGTCTATCGCACCATGGCGCATCATCCGGACCTGCTCAGCGCCTGGGCGCCGCTTCGCCGACATGTGGTGCAGGAAAGCGCGCTCGGACCGGAACGCTCCGAGTTGGTGATCCTCCGCGTCGCCTTCCGCCTCGGCGCAGCCTATGAGTGGAACCACCATGTTGATCGGGCAACAAAGCTCGGCTTTTCAGCACAACGCATCGCGGCCCTTCGCGCCGTGCCGGAAGGCGAGGACGGGCTGCTCGCCCGCGCCGTCGATATGCTGATTGACACGCATCGGCTTTCGCCCGCGATCGAGACAGCGCTTGCCGAAGCGTTCGGGCGGCCCGCCGTGTTTGACCTGATGGCAACGGTCGGCTTTTACTCCGTGCTCGGCTATATCGTGATGACCTATGCCACCCCGCTCGACTCCGGCATCGCCGATGTGTTTGCCGGGCCGGACGAATAA
- a CDS encoding DNA translocase FtsK — translation MPISRYPSLQSKHADLTKTDNAEAQADQTGEAARRNPEAAILDPERLPTWQRPFVLGPNVRFTRTPHKKHPEPAMPAATETEEAVFGPHLPSPATVLQERIAEELTAARGAPTGEQAWNAKDEQVPTEVEPVDTTEAVEDWAPSIPWYLSGDADIDTALSDETDHASAADDATPETLSATARAQPNCFSYLPDGLAFEMMALGGMEARPAEGRTQAEPPVGTEPPQESADAEPADRNAEAAQADLTNPAWTATSDAVETILDEQEESIGEGPSPVSLYRQVLLHSPTRSGEKAASDEPSMPTDLKEDADDAPDVSSAEALADGPTESIATYVEEDDFDAEPERKERAGGPLNVLARHEVTDFVFPSIELLQTPRADEANEFSQEALEQSAGLLESILEDFGVKGEIIDVRPGPVVTMYEFEPAPGVKSSRVINLSDDIARSMSALSARVAVIPGRNVIGIELPNEERETVYLRELFESRLYMTTDFRLPLCLGKNIGGEPVVAELAKMPHLLVAGTTGSGKSVAINTMILSLLYHLRPEECRLIMVDPKMLELSVYDGIPHLLTPVVTDPKKAVLALKWAVREMEDRYRKMSRLGVRNIDGFNKRVAEARASGETIMVSVPTGFDRTTGDQIFEDQELDLSALPYIVVIVDEMADLMMVAGKEIEGTIQRLAQMARAAGIHLIMATQRPSVDVITGTIKANFPTRISFQVTSKIDSRTILGEQGAEYLLGQGDMLHMKGGGRIARVHGPFVSDYEVEKVVDHLKTQGTPTYLGSVVVDEEEEESEEDGAVFDATEMATDGDDADELFAKAVKIVQRDKKCSTSYIQRRLSIGYNRAASLVERMEREGLVGPANHVGKREILDGGTAG, via the coding sequence ATGCCTATTTCGCGTTATCCCAGCCTGCAATCGAAACACGCAGATTTGACAAAAACGGACAACGCCGAGGCACAAGCCGACCAGACCGGCGAGGCCGCGCGACGCAATCCGGAAGCCGCCATTCTCGACCCCGAGCGCCTTCCGACCTGGCAGCGTCCCTTTGTGCTGGGTCCGAATGTCCGCTTCACACGCACCCCGCACAAGAAACATCCCGAGCCGGCGATGCCGGCCGCCACAGAAACGGAAGAGGCGGTTTTCGGACCGCATCTCCCTTCGCCGGCGACCGTGCTTCAGGAGCGTATCGCGGAAGAACTGACCGCGGCGCGCGGCGCCCCAACCGGCGAACAGGCCTGGAACGCGAAGGATGAACAAGTGCCGACCGAGGTGGAACCGGTCGATACCACAGAAGCCGTGGAAGACTGGGCTCCGTCGATCCCCTGGTATCTTTCGGGGGACGCCGATATCGATACGGCTCTATCGGACGAGACCGACCATGCAAGCGCCGCCGATGATGCGACGCCCGAAACGTTGAGCGCGACAGCGCGCGCGCAACCCAATTGCTTCTCCTATCTCCCGGACGGGCTGGCATTCGAGATGATGGCGCTTGGCGGTATGGAAGCCCGCCCGGCGGAAGGGCGGACACAGGCGGAACCACCGGTCGGGACGGAGCCGCCTCAAGAAAGCGCGGACGCCGAACCCGCCGACCGTAACGCCGAAGCGGCGCAGGCCGACCTGACGAACCCGGCATGGACGGCGACCTCGGACGCCGTGGAAACCATCCTCGACGAGCAGGAAGAAAGCATCGGGGAGGGGCCATCGCCGGTCTCGCTCTACCGGCAGGTTCTCCTGCACAGCCCGACGCGGTCTGGCGAAAAGGCAGCGTCGGATGAGCCATCAATGCCGACGGACCTCAAGGAAGACGCGGACGACGCTCCGGACGTTTCATCCGCCGAAGCGCTCGCGGATGGGCCGACGGAAAGCATCGCCACATATGTCGAGGAGGACGATTTCGACGCCGAGCCGGAACGGAAAGAGCGTGCCGGCGGTCCCCTCAATGTTCTGGCGCGGCATGAAGTCACCGACTTCGTCTTCCCGTCGATTGAATTGCTGCAAACGCCGCGCGCGGACGAGGCCAACGAGTTCAGCCAGGAGGCGCTGGAGCAGAGCGCGGGCCTGCTGGAGAGCATTCTGGAGGATTTCGGCGTCAAGGGCGAGATCATCGATGTCCGTCCGGGTCCCGTGGTCACGATGTACGAATTCGAACCGGCGCCGGGTGTCAAATCCTCGCGGGTGATCAACCTGTCGGATGACATAGCCCGCTCCATGTCCGCGCTTTCGGCGCGCGTCGCGGTCATTCCAGGCCGCAATGTGATCGGCATCGAGCTTCCGAATGAAGAGCGCGAGACCGTCTATCTGAGGGAGCTTTTCGAAAGCCGCCTCTATATGACAACGGATTTCCGCCTGCCGCTTTGCCTCGGCAAGAACATCGGCGGCGAACCGGTGGTCGCCGAACTCGCAAAGATGCCGCATCTTCTCGTCGCCGGAACAACGGGATCGGGAAAGTCGGTGGCGATCAACACAATGATCCTGTCGCTGCTCTACCATCTCCGTCCTGAAGAATGCCGGCTGATCATGGTCGACCCGAAAATGCTGGAACTCTCGGTCTATGACGGCATTCCGCATCTTCTGACGCCGGTGGTGACCGACCCGAAGAAGGCGGTTCTGGCGCTGAAATGGGCGGTGCGCGAGATGGAAGATCGGTACCGCAAGATGTCGCGGCTCGGCGTTCGCAATATCGACGGCTTCAACAAGCGTGTGGCGGAAGCGCGCGCGTCGGGTGAGACCATCATGGTATCGGTGCCCACCGGCTTCGACCGCACCACCGGCGATCAGATCTTCGAGGACCAGGAACTCGATCTTTCGGCGCTGCCCTATATCGTCGTCATCGTCGACGAGATGGCGGACCTGATGATGGTCGCCGGCAAGGAGATCGAGGGCACGATCCAGCGTCTGGCGCAGATGGCGCGCGCGGCCGGCATCCACCTGATCATGGCAACGCAGCGTCCTTCGGTCGACGTCATCACCGGCACGATCAAGGCCAATTTCCCGACCCGCATTTCCTTTCAGGTCACGTCCAAGATCGACAGTCGCACGATTCTCGGAGAGCAGGGCGCGGAATACCTGCTGGGGCAGGGGGACATGCTGCACATGAAGGGCGGCGGGCGGATTGCCCGCGTTCACGGCCCCTTTGTATCTGATTACGAGGTCGAAAAGGTCGTCGACCATCTGAAGACGCAAGGCACGCCCACCTATCTCGGCAGCGTCGTCGTCGACGAGGAGGAGGAAGAGAGCGAAGAAGATGGCGCCGTTTTCGATGCGACCGAAATGGCGACCGACGGCGACGATGCCGACGAACTTTTCGCCAAGGCCGTCAAGATTGTCCAGCGCGACAAGAAGTGTTCGACATCCTATATCCAGCGTCGCCTGTCGATCGGCTACAACCGTGCCGCCTCGCTGGTCGAGCGCATGGAGCGGGAAGGGCTTGTCGGCCCCGCCAACCATGTCGGCAAGCGTGAGATCCTCGATGGCGGTACAGCCGGCTGA
- the repA gene encoding plasmid partitioning protein RepA, protein MSETAAYNAIGDTAAKIEDYTDRLSAELQAMRHRIYPPEARKQFTRTFSTLDLVKLLNVPESTLRAMTIDGKGPQPSRADNNRRIYQVGQLLELRQFLADRRPDDALRLWPRRKDGEKLQVVATANFKGGSSKTTTSIHLSHYLALQGYRVLCIDLDPQASMTSIFGLQPEFDVGENETVYAALRYDNERRALADVIRETYFPGIDLVPGNLELMDFEFDTPAYLAQRERDELGLFFERLKNAIASVENDYDFVVLDTPPSLGYATLAALYAATGLIVTVHPAMLDVASCNQFLIMISDLADTLAQFGARFDHDFLKFLMTRVNPNDGPQKYMSGVMRRLFEDDVLVYEAIESTAIAGAGVAKKSLYELESGEVGREALKRAIESADNVNGEILALLQNVWGRAP, encoded by the coding sequence ATGAGCGAAACGGCCGCATATAACGCGATCGGCGACACAGCGGCAAAGATCGAGGATTATACGGATCGGCTGTCCGCCGAACTGCAGGCGATGCGTCACCGCATCTATCCGCCGGAAGCACGCAAGCAGTTCACGCGCACCTTCTCGACCCTTGATCTCGTCAAGCTGCTCAATGTGCCCGAAAGCACCTTGAGGGCAATGACCATCGATGGCAAGGGCCCGCAGCCTTCGCGTGCGGATAATAACCGGCGCATCTACCAGGTCGGTCAGCTCCTCGAACTCCGGCAGTTTCTGGCAGACCGCCGTCCGGACGATGCGCTGAGGCTATGGCCGCGCCGCAAGGATGGGGAGAAGCTGCAGGTCGTCGCCACCGCGAATTTTAAGGGCGGCAGCTCCAAGACCACGACCTCGATCCACCTGTCACATTATCTGGCGCTGCAGGGTTACCGTGTGCTCTGCATTGACCTCGATCCGCAGGCCTCGATGACCTCGATTTTCGGGCTTCAGCCGGAATTTGACGTCGGCGAGAACGAAACCGTCTATGCGGCGCTGCGCTACGACAATGAGCGACGCGCACTCGCCGATGTCATCCGCGAAACCTATTTCCCCGGAATCGACCTCGTTCCGGGCAATCTGGAACTGATGGATTTCGAGTTCGATACGCCGGCCTATCTCGCCCAGCGCGAGCGTGATGAACTCGGCCTGTTCTTCGAACGTTTGAAGAATGCGATCGCCTCGGTCGAGAACGACTATGATTTCGTCGTGCTTGATACGCCGCCATCGCTCGGCTATGCGACGCTTGCCGCGCTTTACGCCGCCACCGGCCTGATCGTCACGGTTCATCCGGCAATGCTTGACGTCGCCTCGTGCAACCAGTTCCTGATCATGATTTCGGATCTTGCGGATACGCTTGCCCAGTTCGGCGCCCGTTTCGACCATGATTTCCTGAAATTCCTGATGACCCGGGTCAATCCCAATGACGGCCCGCAGAAATACATGTCGGGCGTGATGCGTCGGCTCTTCGAGGACGATGTCCTGGTCTACGAGGCGATCGAATCGACGGCGATCGCCGGCGCCGGCGTCGCCAAGAAGTCGCTCTACGAGCTGGAAAGCGGCGAAGTCGGGCGCGAGGCGCTGAAACGCGCGATCGAAAGCGCCGACAATGTGAATGGCGAGATTCTCGCCCTTCTGCAGAACGTATGGGGCAGGGCGCCATGA
- a CDS encoding VOC family protein, giving the protein MAINALGYLGVRSDRLDDWSDFAGRLLGMQKIDRGGKAMAFRMDDRVQRLLVSDEPGETLAFLGFEVEDRDDLEAYAARLDRAGVKVTRGSRELADRRFVGDLIHFADPGGNRVELFHAPMIASDPFVPGRPIDGFMTGPLGMGHAVLHVTDIAVMMPFYRDLLDFHVSDYGLEPYGLYFFHLNQRHHSFAMVGSGKLGFHHFMVEFQNLDDVGQGYDLAGLEEGRLAYTLGRHTNDYMTSFYANSPSGFFVENGWGGRLIDPNTWEPHETHDGPSYWGHERLYLTEEGGRKRLRDMRLDAAARGRRAPPVADCPWLFGELAKRKG; this is encoded by the coding sequence ATGGCAATCAATGCACTGGGCTATCTCGGCGTGCGCTCCGACCGGCTCGACGACTGGTCCGATTTCGCCGGAAGGCTGCTCGGCATGCAGAAGATCGATCGCGGCGGCAAGGCGATGGCCTTCCGCATGGATGACCGGGTGCAGCGCCTCCTCGTTTCCGACGAGCCTGGCGAAACGCTCGCCTTCCTCGGCTTTGAAGTCGAAGACCGCGACGATCTCGAAGCTTATGCGGCGAGGCTCGACAGGGCCGGCGTGAAGGTGACGCGGGGGTCTCGCGAACTCGCCGACCGCCGCTTCGTCGGCGATCTCATCCACTTTGCCGATCCTGGCGGCAATCGCGTCGAACTGTTTCACGCGCCGATGATCGCGAGCGACCCCTTCGTGCCCGGCCGGCCGATCGACGGCTTCATGACCGGGCCGCTCGGCATGGGCCATGCGGTGCTGCATGTGACCGACATCGCGGTGATGATGCCGTTTTACCGCGACCTTCTCGATTTCCATGTGTCCGATTACGGGCTCGAACCCTATGGCCTCTATTTCTTCCATCTGAACCAGCGCCACCACTCCTTCGCCATGGTGGGCTCCGGAAAGCTCGGCTTCCATCATTTTATGGTTGAGTTCCAGAACCTCGACGATGTCGGTCAGGGTTACGACCTTGCCGGGCTCGAGGAAGGGCGGCTTGCCTATACGCTCGGCCGCCACACCAATGACTACATGACCTCCTTCTACGCCAACTCGCCGTCGGGCTTTTTCGTCGAGAACGGCTGGGGCGGGCGGCTGATCGATCCGAACACCTGGGAGCCGCACGAGACCCATGACGGGCCGAGCTACTGGGGCCATGAACGACTTTACCTGACCGAAGAGGGCGGCCGCAAACGGCTGCGCGACATGCGCCTCGACGCGGCTGCCAGGGGGCGGCGCGCGCCGCCGGTGGCCGATTGCCCCTGGCTTTTCGGTGAACTTGCCAAACGAAAGGGCTGA
- a CDS encoding DNA-binding transcriptional regulator yields the protein MDDPMPKRPRRNEGVRALTRGLAILRFINARGAARVGEIARALDIPRPTVYRLLETLEESGYVALSPSSSLVRVTRLAASLGDGYAATSELCQVSGPIFAEYAARLVWPLDLSVHDHFSMVIQETTHNRSPLSIDRAMTGYRMPMLRTSAGRAYLAFCPEGERRHILEHLSRLGDPADQPFLAPVFLDRMLAETRARGIAIRDGGEFRPQTASLAVPILTAEGITGCVSMIWIRSAMTTEKALETGAAPLAEIAARIAAALNGAPD from the coding sequence ATGGATGACCCGATGCCGAAACGGCCGCGCAGGAATGAAGGTGTCCGCGCACTGACGCGCGGTCTGGCGATCCTGCGCTTTATCAATGCCAGGGGTGCCGCGCGGGTGGGCGAGATCGCCCGCGCGCTCGACATTCCGCGTCCGACAGTCTACCGCCTGCTCGAAACGCTGGAGGAGTCGGGCTATGTGGCGCTGTCGCCGAGTTCGAGCCTCGTCAGGGTCACGCGGCTTGCCGCGAGCCTTGGCGATGGCTATGCCGCGACCTCGGAGCTCTGCCAGGTCTCCGGCCCGATCTTCGCCGAATACGCCGCGCGGCTTGTCTGGCCGCTCGATCTCTCGGTTCATGACCATTTTTCCATGGTGATCCAGGAAACGACGCATAACCGCTCGCCGCTTTCCATCGACCGCGCCATGACCGGCTATCGCATGCCGATGCTGCGGACCTCCGCCGGCCGCGCCTACCTCGCCTTCTGCCCGGAAGGGGAACGCCGGCATATTCTCGAACATCTGAGCCGTCTCGGCGATCCGGCGGACCAGCCTTTTCTCGCGCCGGTGTTTCTCGATCGCATGCTGGCGGAAACGCGGGCGCGCGGCATCGCCATCCGCGACGGCGGCGAGTTCCGGCCGCAAACCGCTTCGCTCGCCGTGCCCATCCTGACTGCCGAAGGCATTACTGGCTGCGTTTCGATGATCTGGATCCGTTCGGCGATGACGACGGAAAAGGCCCTTGAAACAGGCGCCGCGCCGCTTGCCGAAATCGCGGCGCGGATCGCCGCTGCCCTCAATGGCGCACCGGACTGA